From Actinomycetota bacterium, the proteins below share one genomic window:
- the rbfA gene encoding 30S ribosome-binding factor RbfA encodes MTERLDRVSEELREILAWEIGRLKDPRLGFVTVTGVRVTADLRKARVFYTVLGDDAARKGTRAALRSARSHLRAVLGKEVRIKFVPDLEFEEDTELERARRVDELLERIHEREGGGGEG; translated from the coding sequence ATGACTGAACGTCTGGACCGGGTGTCCGAGGAGCTGCGCGAGATCCTGGCCTGGGAGATCGGCCGGCTGAAGGACCCGCGGCTCGGCTTCGTCACGGTCACCGGCGTGCGGGTGACGGCCGACCTCCGGAAGGCCCGGGTGTTCTACACGGTGCTCGGCGACGACGCGGCCCGCAAGGGCACGCGCGCGGCCCTGCGGTCGGCTCGGTCGCACCTGCGAGCCGTCCTGGGAAAGGAGGTCCGGATCAAGTTCGTGCCGGACCTGGAGTTCGAGGAGGATACGGAGCTCGAGCGGGCTCGCCGTGTCGACGAGCTCCTCGAGCGGATCCACGAGAGGGAGGGTGGCGGTGGCGAGGGCTGA